The DNA window GTTGACTTTGCGGTTGTTGCTGATACTGGTGATTCATCAAAACATAAATGGCTAGAGAATTATTTTGCCAAAACCAGACTTCTGGAATTTCTAAACGCTCATAAATTGCTAAACTTTCCAGTCCACCACTGGTGGTAATAATTTCAATGGCTAAATCAGGAAAATCCTTTTCCATACCGATACAATAACTTTCATCGGGTTCTTTTCCACCTCGTTTACTTTGTTGTCGGAAAGTAGTCGAACCAAGAGGATAAAAAGGAATTTGTTGCTGAATCAAATAAGTTTCTAATAAAATTGCGATCCGTTTCTTGATTGCTTCATGAGCGCGACTAGGAGACAAAATAATCAGTGTTCCATCTAAATAACTAATGCGATCAGTGCTATTGTCTGCCAAGGTATGAATCAGCTTTTCATAACTTTTCCAATTGACTCCTGTTATCACCGTCAATTCTTCAGCATCATGATCACCGATAATTTCTAAAAGCTGGCTGGTAGCAGTTACCATAAATTGTTGATCAAGTCGTTTAATCGCATTTTAAGGTAAACCCCTCCCGTTGGAGGGGAGTTGGTTTTAGTGATTTACCCACCGCGGAGTTTATCTAAAACGCTGCGA is part of the Cyanobacteria bacterium GSL.Bin1 genome and encodes:
- a CDS encoding Uma2 family endonuclease; translated protein: MVTATSQLLEIIGDHDAEELTVITGVNWKSYEKLIHTLADNSTDRISYLDGTLIILSPSRAHEAIKKRIAILLETYLIQQQIPFYPLGSTTFRQQSKRGGKEPDESYCIGMEKDFPDLAIEIITTSGGLESLAIYERLEIPEVWFWQNNSLAIYVLMNHQYQQQPQSQLLPNLDLSLFVRCVQESEISRAITQLHQNIE